From one Thermanaeromonas sp. C210 genomic stretch:
- the selB gene encoding selenocysteine-specific translation elongation factor: MVVGTAGHVDHGKTELVKALTGVDTDRLKEEKERGISIELGFAPLRLPDGRQLGLVDVPGHERFIRQMLAGVAGIDLVLLVVAADEGVMPQTREHLAIIDLLRVPRGILVVTKIDLVEEDWLALVEEEVRDAVKGTVLEGAPLVKVSAVTGEGIEELQDLLAQETREIPPRPASGRVRLPIDRVFSLPGFGTIVTGTLWSGTIQVGSEVEIQPEGLKSRARSLQVHGRSVERAQAGQRVAVNLTGVNVEEVHRGSVVVEPGWWRPAWRLDVSLKLLPEAQPLKHRQRIRFYLGTKEALGRVALLDREELGGGQEAFAQLLLEEPVVAAARDRFILRTYSPLETIGGGEVISINPPRRRRFREEVIQTLARRMAGTSRDILLSVVGEEREGLSLRKAAARAEVDRKEAHEILAVAEKEGKVVLLPAGEGDLYAVTPASLNRWWERVRDALEEFHRRYSLRSGLPKEELRTRFFPRLDGRTFYGLLEHWEAEGRIGVEGNSVHLAGYRPQMDARQQKAISVLEERYRQGHFQPPSTEEAGKDLDLTAGELEELLHYLVRQGILVKVSEGLYFHREALEEAREAIRRLGEKGPFTLAEVRDLLGSSRKYVLPLLEYLDHTKFTRRVGDKRIVIG, encoded by the coding sequence GTGGTGGTAGGCACGGCGGGCCATGTAGATCACGGGAAAACCGAACTGGTCAAAGCCCTCACCGGCGTGGACACGGACCGGCTGAAGGAAGAGAAAGAACGAGGCATCTCTATAGAGCTGGGGTTTGCGCCCCTGCGGCTGCCCGACGGTCGGCAGCTGGGGCTGGTGGATGTCCCCGGCCACGAGCGTTTCATCCGGCAGATGCTGGCCGGGGTGGCGGGCATTGACCTCGTCCTCCTGGTGGTAGCTGCGGACGAAGGTGTAATGCCCCAGACCCGGGAACACCTGGCCATAATCGACCTCCTCCGGGTTCCCCGGGGTATCCTGGTGGTGACCAAGATAGATCTGGTGGAGGAGGATTGGCTGGCCCTGGTGGAGGAGGAAGTCCGGGACGCCGTTAAAGGGACGGTCCTGGAAGGGGCGCCCCTCGTGAAGGTTTCGGCCGTGACGGGGGAGGGGATTGAAGAACTCCAGGACCTCCTGGCCCAAGAAACCCGTGAAATTCCGCCCCGTCCGGCCTCGGGGAGGGTAAGACTGCCCATCGACCGGGTTTTTTCCCTCCCCGGCTTCGGTACTATCGTGACCGGTACCCTGTGGTCGGGAACCATCCAGGTCGGCAGTGAAGTGGAAATCCAGCCGGAAGGTTTAAAGAGCCGGGCGCGAAGCCTGCAGGTCCATGGCAGGTCTGTGGAGCGGGCCCAGGCCGGCCAGCGGGTGGCCGTCAACCTCACGGGTGTGAACGTGGAAGAAGTCCACCGGGGTAGCGTGGTGGTGGAGCCGGGATGGTGGAGGCCGGCCTGGCGGCTGGACGTAAGCCTAAAGCTCCTGCCGGAGGCCCAGCCTTTAAAACACCGGCAGCGGATCCGCTTCTACCTGGGCACTAAAGAAGCCCTGGGACGGGTGGCCCTGCTGGACCGGGAGGAATTGGGCGGGGGACAAGAAGCCTTTGCCCAACTCCTCCTGGAGGAACCGGTGGTAGCGGCCGCGCGGGATCGTTTTATCCTGCGCACCTATTCCCCCCTGGAAACCATCGGAGGGGGGGAGGTAATCAGCATCAATCCTCCCCGGCGACGGCGATTCCGGGAAGAGGTGATCCAGACCCTGGCGCGGCGGATGGCCGGGACCTCCCGGGACATCCTCCTAAGTGTAGTGGGGGAGGAGAGGGAGGGCCTTAGCCTGCGGAAGGCAGCTGCCCGGGCGGAGGTGGATCGTAAGGAGGCCCATGAGATCCTCGCGGTCGCCGAGAAAGAAGGCAAGGTGGTGCTCCTTCCTGCAGGAGAGGGGGATCTTTATGCCGTGACCCCGGCCTCGTTGAACCGGTGGTGGGAGAGGGTCCGGGACGCCCTGGAGGAGTTTCACCGCCGCTACTCCTTGAGATCCGGCCTTCCCAAAGAGGAGCTGCGGACGCGATTCTTCCCCCGGCTGGACGGGCGCACTTTCTACGGTCTCCTGGAACACTGGGAGGCCGAAGGAAGAATCGGCGTAGAGGGGAACAGCGTGCACCTGGCAGGCTACCGCCCCCAGATGGATGCGCGCCAGCAAAAGGCCATCTCCGTGCTGGAGGAGCGCTACCGGCAGGGCCATTTCCAGCCACCCTCGACGGAGGAGGCCGGGAAAGACCTGGACCTTACGGCAGGGGAACTGGAAGAGTTGCTCCATTACCTGGTGCGCCAGGGAATTCTGGTGAAAGTATCCGAAGGCCTATACTTTCACCGCGAAGCCCTGGAAGAGGCCCGGGAAGCCATAAGGCGGTTGGGGGAAAAGGGCCCTTTTACCCTGGCCGAGGTGCGGGACCTCTTGGGAAGCTCGCGCAAGTATGTACTGCCCCTCCTGGAATACCTGGACCACACCAAGTTTACGCGCCGCGTCGGCGACAAGCGGATTGTCATCGGCTGA
- the selA gene encoding L-seryl-tRNA(Sec) selenium transferase, translating to MGPEELLRLLPAVHEVLQREELAPAVARDRLRARDCVRRVLEEWRERILKEGAEPPGPAELAAQAAALFERRERPSLRRVINATGVVLHTNLGRALLSPAAVEAVAICAAHYSNLEMDLTTGERGSRYSHVVELLQEITGAEAALVVNNNAAAVFLCLAALAAGRETVISRGQLVEIGGSFRVPEVMAHSGTRLVEVGTTNKTYLSDYERAITSDTALLLKVHPSNYRVLGFTREVSTAELVSLGRKYGIPVMEDLGSGCFVDLGEYGLGHEPTVQDEVAAGVDLLTFSGDKLLGGPQAGIIVGRADLVREVARHPLNRAVRIDKMTLAALEATLRAYREPERARQEIPTLRLLTLSGEELARRAARLSELLGEKIGGRAEVGVKEVSSQVGGGALPLAELPSWGVTVRPLRVSAARAAEKLRQVEPPVLTRIQDENLILDLRTVLPGEEAEIVRALSQVLA from the coding sequence ATGGGGCCGGAAGAATTGCTGCGCCTCTTGCCGGCAGTCCATGAAGTGCTGCAGCGCGAGGAACTGGCACCAGCGGTGGCCAGGGACCGGTTGCGGGCCAGGGACTGTGTACGCCGGGTGCTGGAGGAGTGGCGGGAACGCATCTTAAAGGAGGGGGCCGAACCCCCGGGCCCGGCGGAACTGGCGGCCCAAGCTGCCGCCCTCTTTGAACGCCGTGAAAGGCCCAGCCTGCGAAGGGTTATCAACGCCACCGGGGTGGTCCTTCACACCAATCTGGGGCGGGCCCTCTTAAGCCCCGCCGCCGTGGAAGCCGTGGCCATCTGTGCTGCCCATTACAGCAACCTGGAGATGGACCTGACCACGGGGGAGAGGGGCAGCCGGTACAGCCACGTAGTAGAGCTGTTGCAGGAGATTACGGGGGCCGAAGCGGCGTTGGTGGTCAACAATAATGCGGCCGCCGTATTTCTCTGCCTGGCCGCTCTGGCCGCCGGCCGCGAGACCGTTATTTCTCGCGGCCAGCTGGTAGAGATCGGGGGCTCCTTCCGGGTGCCGGAAGTCATGGCCCATAGCGGGACGCGGCTGGTGGAAGTGGGGACTACCAACAAGACTTACCTCTCCGATTATGAAAGGGCCATTACCTCGGATACGGCCCTACTCCTCAAAGTCCATCCCAGCAATTACCGGGTCCTCGGCTTTACCCGGGAGGTGAGCACCGCCGAGCTGGTGAGCCTGGGCCGCAAGTACGGTATTCCCGTCATGGAAGACCTGGGAAGCGGCTGCTTTGTGGATTTAGGTGAATACGGCCTAGGCCATGAGCCCACGGTCCAGGACGAAGTGGCGGCGGGGGTGGATCTCCTCACCTTTAGCGGTGATAAACTCCTGGGAGGGCCCCAGGCAGGTATTATTGTAGGCCGGGCGGATTTAGTCCGGGAGGTGGCCCGTCACCCCCTGAACCGGGCCGTGCGCATCGATAAGATGACCCTAGCTGCCCTGGAAGCCACCTTAAGGGCGTACCGGGAGCCGGAAAGGGCCCGGCAGGAGATCCCCACCTTGCGGCTTTTAACCCTTTCCGGGGAAGAGCTGGCCAGGCGGGCCGCCAGGCTTAGCGAATTGCTGGGGGAGAAGATAGGAGGCCGGGCCGAGGTGGGGGTCAAGGAAGTATCTTCCCAGGTGGGCGGCGGTGCCCTGCCCCTGGCCGAGCTTCCTTCGTGGGGGGTGACGGTCCGTCCCCTCCGGGTCAGCGCCGCCCGGGCGGCAGAAAAATTACGACAGGTGGAGCCGCCCGTCCTGACCCGCATACAGGATGAGAATCTGATCCTCGACCTGCGTACCGTCTTGCCGGGAGAAGAAGCGGAGATAGTGCGGGCCCTATCCCAGGTCCTGGCATAA